From Providencia sp. R33, a single genomic window includes:
- a CDS encoding IS110 family transposase: MNEIKVIGIDLAKSVFQVCVWMSDGNIASNRKVSRAKLLDTIRQFPPGSMIAMEACATSHYWGRTFQSIGFQVRLIPTQHVKALTHHQKNDANDALAICETAFRPGIHFVAIKTVEQQDIKALRAARQLMVEQRTALANQARSLAAEQGVEIPVGIHILQQRLPDIIEDAEQLISPVLRQLLLSLLENIHSLNERILSVEHSLAALCQQQPKYKVLMTIPGIGPLIAAAFLSEVNAAQFTNGRQLSAWCGLVPRQHSSGGKNSLSAMTKNGNRDLRTLIIHGARSVMHWAHKRDDALGMWLKRLIERRGKMKATVALANKMTRIVWRLLTESTSFNIDRAFAMN; encoded by the coding sequence ATGAACGAGATAAAAGTTATCGGTATCGATCTGGCAAAATCTGTCTTTCAGGTTTGCGTCTGGATGAGTGATGGGAATATTGCATCTAACCGCAAGGTTTCTCGGGCTAAATTGCTGGATACTATTCGTCAATTCCCTCCTGGGTCGATGATTGCAATGGAGGCTTGTGCTACTTCCCACTACTGGGGGCGTACTTTTCAGTCAATCGGTTTTCAAGTCAGACTGATACCCACGCAACACGTAAAAGCATTAACACATCACCAGAAAAATGATGCCAACGATGCTCTCGCTATTTGTGAGACAGCTTTTCGCCCAGGTATTCATTTTGTCGCTATAAAAACTGTTGAACAACAAGATATTAAAGCCCTCAGAGCTGCCCGCCAGTTGATGGTGGAACAGCGCACTGCGCTGGCAAATCAGGCCCGGTCACTGGCGGCAGAACAAGGCGTTGAGATCCCTGTCGGGATTCATATTTTACAGCAACGACTGCCTGATATTATTGAAGATGCAGAACAGTTAATTTCCCCCGTGCTGCGCCAGTTGCTGTTATCGTTGTTAGAAAATATACATTCACTTAATGAACGTATTCTTTCTGTAGAGCACAGTCTTGCGGCTCTTTGTCAGCAACAACCCAAATACAAAGTACTGATGACAATACCAGGTATTGGTCCACTTATTGCCGCTGCATTTCTGAGTGAAGTTAACGCAGCGCAATTTACTAACGGACGACAATTGTCTGCTTGGTGTGGTCTGGTTCCCCGCCAACACAGCTCTGGAGGAAAAAATAGTCTTTCTGCGATGACCAAAAACGGCAATCGTGATCTCCGGACATTGATCATTCATGGTGCGCGGTCTGTTATGCACTGGGCTCATAAACGCGATGACGCACTGGGAATGTGGCTGAAACGGCTTATTGAACGAAGAGGAAAAATGAAAGCCACTGTTGCGCTGGCTAATAAGATGACACGCATTGTCTGGCGGTTACTGACAGAATCCACAAGTTTTAATATCGACAGGGCTTTTGCGATGAACTGA
- a CDS encoding SymE family type I addiction module toxin: MVKTKQYTVGYLPNRGKPNPSSQLTISGNWLKEQGFEVGSHYTLTRQARQLIIRLAEGE, encoded by the coding sequence GTGGTCAAAACCAAACAGTATACAGTGGGTTATTTACCGAACAGAGGAAAACCCAACCCCAGCTCACAACTGACTATTAGCGGTAATTGGTTGAAGGAACAGGGGTTTGAGGTGGGCAGTCACTACACCCTCACTCGCCAAGCCAGACAGTTGATTATCCGGTTGGCTGAGGGGGAGTAA
- a CDS encoding DUF6998 domain-containing protein, which yields MDNNELIKKLLPALSNTELLSIHSDILLELRSRNVLRTKNNPVGDYAEWLVSQAFKMELLNNSYPGVDAIDSSGQKVQIKARRVTPDNPSKQLSALRNYDAHEFDYLIAVIFDEKYNVIEAYQIPHAVIGDYARFSKHTNAHLIRLKGHILLDKRVVDIKEKMILNTK from the coding sequence ATGGACAATAATGAATTAATAAAAAAGCTTCTACCAGCATTGAGTAATACTGAATTACTTTCAATACATTCAGATATTTTGCTCGAATTGCGTTCAAGAAATGTTTTACGTACCAAGAATAATCCAGTGGGTGACTATGCAGAATGGTTAGTTTCACAAGCTTTTAAAATGGAGCTACTCAATAATTCTTACCCGGGTGTAGATGCTATCGATTCTAGTGGACAAAAGGTTCAGATTAAAGCTCGCAGAGTCACCCCAGATAACCCTTCCAAACAATTGAGCGCATTGCGTAACTATGATGCCCATGAATTTGACTACCTAATCGCTGTCATATTTGATGAAAAATATAATGTCATCGAAGCGTATCAAATTCCGCATGCTGTCATTGGTGATTACGCTAGATTTAGTAAGCATACAAATGCCCATTTAATCAGACTAAAAGGCCATATTCTTTTAGACAAGAGAGTTGTTGATATTAAAGAAAAAATGATTTTAAACACTAAATAA
- a CDS encoding DUF6572 domain-containing protein: protein MSIEDLNKIDLITVTCEDIVPPQVILVITNHLQWSEYTNDHLYKLQEKINKYIEFVESGEMLDKYPDAFGKEVMFKIYFKYSIPHECIEFINRVSEILSSIKIQLTYEEKNIKD, encoded by the coding sequence ATGTCTATAGAAGATTTAAATAAAATCGATTTAATTACAGTTACTTGCGAAGACATAGTGCCTCCACAAGTTATATTAGTTATTACAAATCATTTACAGTGGTCAGAATATACCAATGATCATTTATATAAATTACAAGAAAAAATTAATAAATATATAGAATTTGTTGAAAGTGGAGAAATGTTAGATAAATATCCAGATGCCTTTGGAAAGGAGGTTATGTTTAAAATTTACTTTAAGTATAGCATTCCTCATGAATGTATTGAGTTTATAAATCGAGTTAGTGAAATTTTGTCGTCTATTAAAATTCAACTGACATATGAAGAAAAAAACATTAAAGATTAA